In one Nocardioides sp. NBC_00368 genomic region, the following are encoded:
- a CDS encoding LysR family transcriptional regulator gives MERRQLEFFLAIAEAGSFTSAAARLHVAQPSLSYAVRGLERELGGPLFERHGRGVRLTPAGSALLGPARRVVRGFELAAGAVRSVSDEGFGRLRITSSTVWAVEPLVPVLAEFRRTQPAAQVVVTDPQHRSDVLDQVRKGEADVGLIDGAPPHGPFGSHRLAEHELVAVLPPSGEAPEEIRIEELAEVGLIATPAGTALRTFLDARLEAAGLPTEVAIETAHVASITPLVLARAGVAVLTEGMARAASRAGAQVVPLMPATRVSVSVVWLEERGDALVEQFVALAQELTDP, from the coding sequence ATGGAGCGACGACAGCTGGAGTTCTTCCTCGCGATCGCCGAGGCCGGCAGCTTCACCAGCGCCGCGGCGCGGCTCCACGTGGCCCAGCCGTCGTTGTCGTACGCCGTGCGCGGGCTCGAGCGCGAGCTCGGCGGTCCGCTCTTCGAGCGCCACGGCAGGGGAGTGCGGCTCACCCCGGCGGGATCGGCGCTGCTCGGCCCGGCCCGCCGGGTCGTACGTGGCTTCGAGCTCGCCGCGGGAGCGGTCCGGTCCGTCTCCGACGAGGGGTTCGGCCGGCTCCGGATCACCTCCAGCACGGTGTGGGCGGTCGAGCCGCTGGTGCCGGTGCTGGCCGAGTTCCGCCGGACCCAGCCGGCCGCGCAGGTGGTGGTCACCGACCCGCAGCACCGCTCCGACGTGCTCGACCAGGTGCGCAAGGGTGAGGCGGACGTGGGCCTGATCGACGGTGCGCCGCCGCACGGCCCGTTCGGCTCGCACCGACTCGCCGAGCACGAGCTCGTGGCGGTGCTGCCGCCCTCGGGCGAGGCGCCGGAGGAGATCCGGATCGAGGAGCTCGCCGAGGTCGGCCTGATCGCGACGCCGGCCGGCACGGCGCTGCGTACGTTCCTGGACGCTCGTCTCGAGGCCGCCGGCCTGCCCACCGAGGTCGCGATCGAGACGGCCCATGTCGCCTCGATCACCCCGCTGGTGCTGGCTCGCGCCGGGGTTGCTGTGCTGACCGAGGGGATGGCCCGCGCGGCATCGCGCGCCGGCGCACAGGTGGTGCCGTTGATGCCAGCGACGCGGGTGAGCGTGTCCGTGGTGTGGCTGGAAGAGCGCGGCGACGCGCTGGTCGAGCAGTTCGTCGCGCTGGCGCAGGAGCTGACCGACCCGTGA
- a CDS encoding cation diffusion facilitator family transporter, with translation MTHALHRHHASAHEHTDEQGHGHEHGHGHGHGHEHGHAHDGRWARVRHAVSDVFGAHSHDAADQVDEALEADVRGRRALWISLGVLALTAGLQAVVVSLTGSVALLGDTLHNVADALTAVPLLVAFWLARRPANDRFTYGYGRAEDLAGLFVVAMIALSSILAGWEAIDRLFHPREVEHVWAVAAAGVVGFLGNEIVARYRIRVGRQIGSAALVADGLHARTDGFTSLAVVLGAAGVAVGMPWADPLIGLLIAVAILGVLRSALKQVGARLMDAVTPDDVRRAREAVATVDGVLEVRSLRLRWIGHTLHADGDITVPADLAVSAGHDIAHHAEEHLLEALPRLTSVVLHVSPEGTH, from the coding sequence ATGACTCACGCTCTTCACCGCCACCACGCGAGCGCGCACGAGCACACCGATGAGCAAGGACACGGCCATGAGCACGGACACGGCCATGGGCACGGACACGAGCATGGTCACGCCCACGACGGCCGGTGGGCCCGGGTCCGGCATGCGGTCTCGGACGTGTTCGGGGCGCACTCCCACGATGCCGCGGACCAGGTCGACGAGGCGCTGGAGGCCGACGTACGTGGCCGCAGGGCGTTGTGGATCAGCCTTGGTGTCCTCGCACTGACTGCCGGGCTCCAGGCGGTCGTCGTCAGCCTGACCGGTTCGGTGGCGCTGCTGGGGGACACGCTCCACAACGTGGCGGACGCGCTGACCGCGGTGCCGCTGCTCGTGGCGTTCTGGCTGGCCCGGCGCCCGGCCAACGACCGGTTCACCTATGGCTACGGCCGGGCCGAGGACCTCGCCGGCCTGTTCGTCGTCGCCATGATCGCGCTGTCCAGCATTCTGGCCGGCTGGGAGGCGATCGACAGGCTGTTCCATCCGCGCGAGGTCGAGCACGTCTGGGCGGTCGCGGCGGCCGGCGTGGTCGGGTTCCTCGGCAATGAGATCGTCGCGCGCTACCGGATCCGGGTCGGTCGCCAGATCGGCTCGGCGGCTCTGGTCGCGGACGGGCTGCACGCGCGTACGGACGGCTTCACCTCGCTGGCCGTGGTCCTCGGTGCCGCCGGGGTCGCGGTCGGGATGCCGTGGGCCGACCCGCTGATCGGGCTGCTGATCGCGGTCGCGATCCTCGGCGTGCTGCGCTCGGCGCTCAAGCAGGTCGGTGCCCGGCTGATGGACGCAGTCACCCCGGACGACGTCCGCCGGGCGCGGGAAGCCGTCGCCACCGTTGACGGCGTGCTCGAGGTCCGCAGCCTGAGGCTGCGGTGGATCGGACACACGCTCCACGCCGACGGCGACATCACCGTTCCGGCCGACCTCGCCGTCTCCGCCGGCCACGACATCGCCCACCACGCCGAGGAGCACCTCCTGGAGGCGCTGCCGCGCCTGACGAGCGTCGTGCTCCACGTCAGCCCGGAGGGCACGCACTGA
- a CDS encoding helix-turn-helix domain-containing protein, producing the protein MSTDDEDTAFYVGIATQVTEHRVARGLSQRELAELCGTTQSAIARLESGSRPPKIDTLLRVAAALDCRLEVGFHARTRTHRSTP; encoded by the coding sequence ATGAGCACCGACGACGAGGACACCGCGTTCTACGTCGGCATCGCCACCCAGGTCACCGAGCACCGGGTTGCGCGGGGCCTGTCCCAGCGCGAGCTCGCCGAGCTCTGCGGGACGACGCAGTCGGCGATCGCACGGCTGGAGTCCGGGTCCCGCCCACCCAAGATCGACACCCTCCTCCGAGTGGCGGCCGCCCTCGACTGCCGCCTCGAGGTCGGCTTCCACGCCCGCACCCGAACCCACAGGAGCACGCCATGA
- a CDS encoding HNH endonuclease signature motif containing protein, whose translation MTTLQQPHHPVLGAVVAITAALDQVAEANPGFMATDQKATTLVEIARAKAQLAELELRVIATADDVAAHSAARDVAAWLHHHTRQRPETLRADLRLATALDRTYGLVAAAMRAGACNPAQAQVITQALDELPGDLDVDIKTKAEETLVAYATQFDPTQLRRLGRRILDVIAPEIAEAEEARRLAAEEAHARKKTWLSMRRLGDGTTRISAVVPDAAADRLATTLEAFASPRRDDGTRTDTGEYLPYDRRLGRAFCQMLETLDPARLPIHGGDATTVIVTIDLDQLRKEAGIAQTLGGTPITAAEARRLACTANILPAVLGSDSEVLDLGRKQRLFTAAQRRALLLRSATCEAEGCDIPGTWAEAHHWIAWAQGGATDLDNAALLCSHHHHRAHDPTYLHKRLPNGDIRFTRRT comes from the coding sequence GTGACCACGCTGCAACAGCCCCACCACCCCGTGCTGGGGGCCGTGGTCGCGATCACCGCCGCCCTGGATCAGGTCGCTGAGGCGAACCCGGGCTTCATGGCCACCGACCAGAAAGCCACCACCCTGGTCGAGATCGCCCGCGCCAAGGCCCAGCTGGCCGAACTCGAACTCCGGGTGATCGCGACCGCGGACGATGTAGCGGCGCATAGCGCCGCGCGGGATGTGGCGGCCTGGCTTCATCACCACACCCGGCAGCGCCCCGAGACCCTGCGCGCCGACCTCCGACTCGCTACCGCACTGGACCGGACCTATGGCCTGGTCGCCGCGGCGATGCGAGCCGGTGCCTGCAACCCCGCCCAGGCTCAGGTGATCACCCAGGCTCTCGACGAACTTCCCGGCGATCTCGACGTCGACATCAAGACGAAGGCCGAGGAGACCCTGGTCGCCTACGCCACCCAGTTCGACCCCACCCAGCTGCGCCGTCTCGGGCGCCGCATCCTCGATGTCATCGCCCCCGAGATCGCCGAGGCCGAAGAAGCCCGACGCCTCGCCGCCGAGGAAGCCCACGCCCGCAAGAAGACCTGGCTGAGCATGCGCCGCCTCGGCGACGGCACCACCCGCATCTCCGCCGTGGTCCCGGACGCAGCCGCGGACCGGCTCGCGACCACCCTGGAGGCCTTCGCCTCACCCCGCCGCGACGACGGCACCCGCACCGACACCGGCGAGTACCTGCCCTACGACCGCCGGCTGGGGCGTGCGTTCTGCCAGATGTTGGAGACCCTCGACCCGGCCCGGCTGCCCATCCATGGCGGGGATGCCACCACCGTGATCGTGACCATCGACCTCGACCAGCTCCGCAAAGAAGCCGGCATCGCCCAGACCCTCGGCGGCACCCCGATCACCGCCGCCGAAGCCCGGCGGCTGGCCTGCACCGCCAACATCCTCCCGGCCGTCCTCGGCAGCGATTCCGAGGTCCTCGACCTGGGCCGCAAACAACGCCTCTTCACCGCAGCCCAACGCCGAGCCCTGCTCCTGCGCTCAGCCACCTGCGAGGCCGAAGGCTGCGACATCCCCGGCACCTGGGCCGAAGCCCACCACTGGATCGCCTGGGCCCAAGGAGGTGCGACCGACCTCGACAACGCCGCACTCCTCTGCTCCCATCACCACCACCGCGCCCACGACCCCACCTACCTCCACAAACGCCTACCCAACGGCGACATCCGCTTCACCCGACGCACGTAG
- a CDS encoding aldose 1-epimerase family protein, whose translation MLRPSGEQFTIDGGGYSATVTESGGALRLLSYEGRDLIAPFGDDEQSSGGKGQLLAPWPNRIRDGRYEFGGKTHQLGLTEVARNNASHGLVRWAQWLPIEEAKGSITLATRLMAQSGYPWTLDLEVTYAVGPDGLTVTQSATNHATSPAPFAVGAHPYLTVGEGPVDAWTLTLPARTRLLSDPERKLPTTSEPTAGTAHDFTSAKPIRDVVLDHAFTDLDRGEDGRTTVTLQGPDGGVALWVDERHPWLMVYSADDQSPKRGSLAVEPMTAPPDAFNSGTDLIELAPDERVEVTWGITAI comes from the coding sequence GTGCTGAGACCGAGTGGAGAGCAGTTCACGATCGACGGCGGGGGCTACTCCGCGACGGTGACGGAGAGTGGCGGGGCGCTGCGGCTGCTGTCCTACGAGGGCCGCGACCTCATCGCCCCCTTCGGTGACGACGAGCAGTCCAGCGGCGGCAAGGGGCAGCTGCTGGCGCCGTGGCCCAACCGGATCCGCGACGGACGCTACGAGTTCGGCGGGAAGACTCACCAGCTCGGGCTCACCGAGGTCGCGCGCAACAACGCCTCCCACGGTCTGGTGCGGTGGGCGCAGTGGCTGCCCATCGAGGAGGCCAAGGGCTCGATCACCCTCGCCACCCGGCTGATGGCGCAGAGCGGCTACCCGTGGACGCTCGACCTCGAGGTGACCTACGCCGTCGGGCCCGACGGGCTGACCGTGACCCAGTCCGCGACCAACCACGCCACCTCCCCGGCACCCTTCGCCGTGGGCGCCCACCCCTATCTGACCGTCGGCGAAGGGCCGGTCGACGCCTGGACGCTCACGCTCCCCGCGCGGACCCGCCTGCTCTCCGACCCGGAGCGCAAGCTGCCCACCACCAGCGAGCCGACGGCCGGGACGGCTCACGACTTCACCTCCGCCAAGCCCATCCGCGATGTCGTGCTCGACCACGCCTTCACCGATCTCGACCGCGGTGAGGACGGCCGGACGACGGTCACCCTCCAGGGCCCCGACGGTGGCGTCGCACTGTGGGTCGACGAGCGCCACCCGTGGCTGATGGTCTACAGCGCGGACGACCAGTCACCCAAGCGCGGCAGCCTCGCCGTCGAGCCGATGACCGCTCCCCCGGACGCGTTCAACTCCGGCACCGACCTGATCGAGCTCGCCCCCGACGAGCGGGTCGAGGTCACCTGGGGCATCACCGCGATCTGA
- a CDS encoding ArsR/SmtB family transcription factor: MRLAQHQAYYLRMHANTQPPVWGDDVVTLAVEVLRMLADPTRLQLAGLLLDDERSVSELAGMLEKPVPGVSQHLAKMRMARLVTTRKEGTSVLYRVENGHVRQLVLDTIGHVEHLLDQVPAHHRTGEEST; the protein is encoded by the coding sequence GTGCGGCTTGCCCAGCACCAGGCGTACTATTTGCGCATGCATGCAAATACGCAACCTCCGGTCTGGGGGGACGACGTCGTGACCCTTGCCGTCGAGGTGCTGCGGATGTTGGCCGATCCCACACGTCTGCAGCTGGCGGGGCTGTTGCTGGACGACGAGCGGTCGGTCTCGGAGCTGGCCGGGATGTTGGAGAAGCCGGTGCCGGGTGTCTCGCAACATCTGGCGAAGATGCGGATGGCGCGGCTGGTGACGACGCGGAAAGAGGGGACGTCGGTGCTCTATCGCGTCGAGAACGGGCATGTGCGCCAGCTGGTCCTCGACACGATCGGCCACGTGGAGCATCTTCTGGACCAGGTTCCGGCGCACCACCGAACGGGGGAGGAGTCGACATGA
- a CDS encoding ABC transporter substrate-binding protein produces MRHPQRLAVAALAVATTAGSLTACTTASERDGFAQSDSGGAEDSVVLAEQPWVDLQVENEVAVQILRELGYDASIKKNLSVENAATAVSSGQIDAYLGNWWPSQEPSFGDPIEQGDVEVLSTIVKGTEYAPAIPGDVADQLGIESLADLDANGARFGRKIYGIEAGSPGNETIQKAIDEDAYGLGDWKLVASGTPAMLAQVEKSQKSGQPIVFLGWSPHWMTVQFDAAFLEDPDKVWGGAGEIRTVTRKGFEDDNPEIAEFLSNLSFSTDEAGQFYYDHDKSGKELADIAEAWIDDNPEKVARFLDGVEDADGEKAEI; encoded by the coding sequence ATGCGCCACCCCCAACGCCTTGCCGTCGCCGCCCTCGCCGTCGCGACGACGGCGGGCAGCCTGACGGCCTGCACGACCGCGAGCGAGCGTGACGGTTTCGCCCAGAGCGACTCCGGAGGAGCCGAGGACTCGGTGGTCCTCGCCGAGCAGCCCTGGGTCGACCTCCAGGTCGAGAACGAGGTCGCCGTCCAGATCCTCCGGGAGCTCGGCTACGACGCCAGCATCAAGAAGAACCTGTCCGTCGAGAACGCGGCGACCGCGGTCTCCTCGGGCCAGATCGACGCCTACCTCGGCAACTGGTGGCCCTCCCAGGAGCCCAGCTTCGGCGACCCGATCGAGCAGGGCGACGTCGAGGTGCTCTCCACGATCGTGAAGGGCACCGAGTACGCCCCGGCGATTCCCGGCGACGTCGCCGACCAGCTGGGGATCGAGTCGCTCGCCGACCTCGACGCGAACGGCGCGAGGTTCGGCCGGAAGATCTACGGCATCGAGGCCGGCTCCCCGGGCAACGAGACGATCCAGAAGGCGATCGACGAGGACGCGTACGGCCTGGGCGACTGGAAGCTCGTCGCCAGCGGGACCCCGGCGATGCTCGCCCAGGTCGAGAAGTCGCAGAAGTCGGGCCAGCCGATCGTGTTCCTCGGCTGGAGTCCGCACTGGATGACCGTGCAGTTCGACGCGGCGTTCCTCGAGGACCCCGACAAGGTCTGGGGCGGCGCCGGCGAGATCCGCACCGTCACCCGCAAGGGATTCGAGGACGACAACCCCGAGATCGCCGAGTTCCTGTCCAACCTGAGCTTCAGCACCGACGAGGCCGGGCAGTTCTACTACGACCACGACAAGTCCGGGAAGGAGCTCGCCGACATCGCCGAGGCGTGGATCGACGACAACCCCGAGAAGGTCGCCCGGTTCCTCGACGGGGTCGAGGACGCCGACGGCGAGAAGGCGGAGATCTGA
- a CDS encoding PH domain-containing protein: MPAGSESTGSELPVKLPHTWRPLGARVMGWFLVAALAVMCTMVWVGFSAEIKAQVTMFERLTFGAVGLGIVVCVHALTRSRVVAREDGLTVVNGYKRRDLEWAEILAINFPRGAPWPNIDLSSGHNISALGIQASDGGSSRKAVRTLRTLVEQLS; the protein is encoded by the coding sequence ATGCCTGCCGGATCTGAGTCGACGGGATCCGAGCTGCCGGTCAAGCTGCCGCACACCTGGCGCCCGCTCGGTGCCCGCGTCATGGGCTGGTTCCTCGTGGCCGCGCTCGCGGTGATGTGCACGATGGTCTGGGTCGGCTTCTCCGCCGAGATCAAGGCCCAGGTCACGATGTTCGAGCGGCTCACCTTCGGCGCCGTGGGCCTCGGGATCGTGGTCTGCGTGCACGCGCTGACCCGGTCGCGGGTGGTCGCCCGGGAGGACGGCCTGACGGTGGTCAACGGCTACAAGCGCCGTGACCTCGAGTGGGCCGAGATCCTCGCGATCAACTTCCCCCGGGGTGCTCCGTGGCCCAACATCGACCTCTCCTCCGGCCACAACATCTCCGCGCTCGGCATCCAGGCCTCCGACGGGGGTTCGTCGCGGAAGGCCGTGCGCACGCTGCGCACCCTGGTCGAGCAACTGTCCTGA
- a CDS encoding gamma carbonic anhydrase family protein, translating to MNIFEFDGKSPQIHPDAWVAPTATLIGDVRLGPNASVWYGAVLRADVGPIIIGEGSNVQDNSVLHVRPGSSLEMGPHSTIAHGCVVHGDRIGTGSLIGNGAVVSDSVVIGDGCLIAAGAMVVEGTEVPDHSLVMGVPAKIRGTIEPGTNPAAILELNAPGYVEFMKLHRATVRPVQP from the coding sequence ATGAACATCTTCGAGTTCGACGGCAAGAGTCCACAGATCCACCCCGACGCCTGGGTGGCGCCGACGGCGACGCTGATCGGTGACGTACGCCTCGGCCCGAACGCCAGCGTCTGGTACGGCGCCGTGCTCCGTGCCGACGTCGGGCCGATCATCATCGGTGAGGGCTCCAACGTGCAGGACAACTCGGTGCTGCACGTACGCCCCGGCTCCTCGCTCGAGATGGGTCCGCACAGCACGATCGCCCACGGCTGCGTCGTGCACGGCGACCGGATCGGGACCGGGTCGCTGATCGGCAACGGGGCGGTGGTCTCGGACTCGGTCGTCATCGGCGACGGCTGCTTGATCGCGGCCGGGGCGATGGTGGTCGAGGGGACCGAGGTGCCCGACCACAGCCTGGTGATGGGCGTGCCCGCGAAGATCCGCGGAACCATCGAACCCGGCACCAACCCGGCGGCGATCCTGGAGCTCAACGCACCCGGCTACGTCGAGTTCATGAAGCTGCACCGCGCGACCGTACGCCCGGTTCAACCCTGA
- a CDS encoding phosphoribosyl-ATP diphosphatase → MKTFDELWAELSEKARTRPEGSGTVAQLDAGVHAIGKKLVEEAAESWMAAEYEGKEATAEEISQLLYHAQVLMLASGISIDDVYSHL, encoded by the coding sequence GTGAAGACGTTCGACGAGCTCTGGGCCGAGCTGAGTGAGAAGGCCCGGACCCGACCTGAAGGATCCGGCACCGTGGCACAGCTCGACGCCGGGGTCCATGCGATCGGGAAGAAGCTGGTCGAGGAGGCTGCCGAGTCCTGGATGGCGGCCGAGTACGAGGGCAAGGAAGCGACCGCGGAGGAGATCTCCCAGCTGCTCTACCACGCCCAGGTGCTCATGCTCGCCAGCGGAATCTCCATCGACGACGTCTACTCACACCTGTAG
- a CDS encoding class I SAM-dependent methyltransferase, with the protein MTMTEIGAAYDTRAAEYIDLFGTIDKLAEQDRDTITTWRDSTTGRLLDAGCGPGLWSQELTTSGAREVVGIDASAEFVAAARARYPDIPFQRADLAALPLADRSIGGILAWYSIIHTPPADLPAILSEFARVLTPGGSALIGFFDGEPGEAFDHAVHTAYYWSAEALGELLTAHGFVVGHASARQDPGARRRQGDLVATLPA; encoded by the coding sequence ATGACCATGACCGAGATCGGCGCCGCCTACGACACCCGCGCCGCTGAATACATCGACCTCTTCGGCACGATCGACAAGCTCGCCGAGCAGGACCGCGACACGATCACCACGTGGAGAGACAGCACGACCGGCCGTCTCCTGGACGCCGGCTGCGGCCCCGGCCTCTGGAGCCAGGAGCTCACCACGAGCGGCGCCCGCGAGGTCGTGGGGATAGATGCCTCGGCCGAGTTCGTCGCCGCTGCACGAGCGCGCTATCCAGATATCCCCTTCCAACGAGCGGACCTCGCCGCGCTCCCCCTCGCCGACCGGTCGATCGGCGGCATCCTCGCGTGGTACTCGATCATCCACACCCCGCCCGCGGACCTGCCGGCGATCCTGAGCGAGTTCGCGCGGGTGCTCACGCCCGGCGGGTCGGCGCTGATCGGCTTCTTCGACGGCGAGCCTGGTGAGGCGTTCGACCACGCCGTGCACACGGCCTACTACTGGTCCGCCGAGGCCCTCGGGGAGCTGCTCACGGCACACGGGTTCGTCGTCGGGCACGCGTCAGCGCGGCAGGACCCCGGGGCGCGTCGCCGCCAGGGCGACCTGGTCGCGACACTCCCTGCCTGA
- a CDS encoding SGNH/GDSL hydrolase family protein produces the protein MISWTRAFAVLATVLAVVASVPAQAAPVHPVGTWGASADEVGGATGAAGLADLSVRNLVHTSLGGSGVRITLSNVFGDRPVTFTSAHVGLAGDGAAIVRGTNRPVTFAGADRVTVAPGTEVLSDPVDATVSADSTLAVSFHVLGESGPITGHDVATQISYVSEAAGADVAGEESGAAFTRQISSWYWVESVLVEKPRRVRTAVLFGDSITDGNGSTVGANRRWPDLLADRIASSRFADRFGVMNEGISANRVLVDSTGGQRGLERFRRDVLDQPGVSTVVVLEGINDIRWDDADEASDLTDAYRDLIAQAHAEDVCVVGATLTPYEGGSRYTPARDRVRVAVNEWIRTSGEFDGVVDFDAATRDPERPARFLPAYDSGDHLHPGDAGYAAMAEAFDLSLLECDR, from the coding sequence GTGATCTCCTGGACTCGTGCCTTCGCCGTGCTGGCCACCGTGCTCGCCGTGGTCGCGAGCGTCCCTGCGCAGGCTGCTCCGGTGCATCCGGTCGGGACCTGGGGTGCCTCGGCCGATGAGGTCGGCGGTGCCACCGGCGCCGCCGGGTTGGCCGACCTGTCGGTGCGCAACCTGGTGCACACCTCGCTGGGCGGCTCCGGCGTACGCATCACCCTCTCCAACGTCTTCGGCGACCGTCCGGTCACCTTCACCTCCGCGCATGTCGGCCTGGCCGGGGACGGCGCCGCGATCGTGCGCGGCACGAACCGGCCGGTGACCTTCGCCGGCGCCGACAGGGTCACCGTCGCTCCCGGGACCGAGGTGCTCAGCGACCCCGTCGACGCGACTGTGTCGGCCGACAGCACGCTTGCGGTCAGTTTCCACGTCCTCGGCGAGAGCGGCCCGATCACCGGGCACGACGTGGCCACGCAGATCTCCTACGTCTCCGAGGCGGCGGGCGCTGACGTCGCCGGCGAGGAATCGGGCGCGGCATTCACGAGGCAGATCTCCAGCTGGTACTGGGTCGAGAGCGTGCTCGTCGAGAAGCCTCGCCGGGTGAGGACCGCGGTGCTCTTCGGCGACTCGATCACCGACGGCAACGGCTCCACCGTCGGCGCCAACCGCCGCTGGCCGGACCTGCTCGCCGACCGGATCGCGAGCAGCCGGTTCGCCGACCGCTTCGGCGTCATGAACGAGGGCATCTCCGCCAACCGCGTCCTCGTCGACAGCACCGGTGGCCAGCGCGGTCTGGAACGCTTCCGGCGAGACGTCCTCGACCAGCCCGGCGTCTCCACGGTCGTGGTGCTGGAGGGGATCAACGACATCCGCTGGGACGACGCCGACGAGGCCTCCGATCTGACCGACGCCTACCGCGACCTGATCGCGCAGGCGCACGCCGAGGACGTGTGCGTCGTCGGTGCCACCCTGACGCCCTACGAGGGCGGCAGCCGCTACACTCCAGCGCGCGACCGGGTGCGGGTCGCGGTCAACGAGTGGATCCGCACCTCCGGCGAGTTCGACGGCGTCGTCGACTTCGACGCCGCCACGCGGGACCCCGAGCGCCCGGCTAGGTTCCTGCCGGCGTACGACTCGGGGGACCACCTCCACCCCGGCGATGCCGGCTACGCGGCGATGGCCGAGGCGTTCGACCTGTCGTTGCTGGAGTGCGACCGCTAG
- the hisG gene encoding ATP phosphoribosyltransferase, whose translation MLRIAVPNKGSLSVAASELLREAGYRQRDDSKRLTLIDEENGVEFFYLRPRDIALYVGEGTLDIGITGRDLLLDSGAKADEVIGLGFGRSRFHFAGRAGAFTAIEELRGKRIATSYVGVVSAFLEREGIDASVTRLDGAVETSIQLGVADAIADVVETGSTMRQAGLEIFGEPIMHSEAVVITRSGAQLPPAYETFRRRLDGVLIARSYVMMDYDIRAEDLAEASAMTPGLEGPTVSPLHREGWVAVRAMVPRKGSQKLMDDLYAVGARAILLTEINACRI comes from the coding sequence ATGCTCCGGATCGCCGTACCCAACAAGGGCTCGCTGTCCGTCGCCGCCTCCGAGCTGCTGCGCGAGGCGGGCTACCGCCAGCGCGACGACTCCAAGCGTCTGACCCTCATCGACGAGGAGAACGGCGTCGAGTTCTTCTACCTGCGCCCGCGCGACATCGCGCTCTACGTCGGCGAAGGCACCCTCGACATCGGCATCACCGGCCGTGACCTGCTGCTCGACTCCGGCGCCAAGGCCGACGAGGTCATCGGGCTCGGCTTCGGCCGCTCGCGGTTCCACTTCGCCGGCCGAGCCGGCGCCTTCACCGCGATCGAGGAGCTGCGCGGCAAGCGGATCGCGACCTCCTACGTCGGCGTCGTCTCCGCCTTCCTGGAGCGCGAGGGCATCGACGCGAGCGTGACCCGCCTCGACGGTGCCGTCGAGACCTCGATCCAGCTCGGCGTCGCCGACGCGATCGCCGACGTGGTCGAGACCGGCTCCACGATGCGCCAGGCCGGTCTGGAGATCTTCGGTGAGCCGATCATGCACTCCGAAGCCGTGGTCATCACCCGTTCGGGCGCGCAGCTGCCCCCGGCGTACGAGACCTTCCGGCGGCGCCTCGACGGCGTCCTGATCGCGCGCAGCTACGTGATGATGGACTACGACATCCGTGCCGAGGACCTCGCCGAGGCGTCCGCGATGACGCCCGGTCTCGAGGGCCCGACGGTCAGCCCGCTGCACCGTGAGGGCTGGGTCGCGGTCCGCGCGATGGTGCCGCGCAAGGGATCGCAGAAGCTGATGGACGACCTCTACGCCGTGGGCGCCCGCGCGATCCTGCTGACGGAGATCAATGCCTGCCGGATCTGA
- the ribH gene encoding 6,7-dimethyl-8-ribityllumazine synthase, producing MSGKGAPTPEVVDASDLRVAVVAARWHDEVMTGLLNGAERALKDAAVGGLTVVRVPGAFELPVAAAALAKSGYDAIVALGVVIRGGTPHFDYVCSAATDGLNRIAIDHLIPVGFGLLTCDNEEQALDRAGLEGSSEDKGYEAAAAAMETALTLRDCVRHY from the coding sequence ATGAGTGGCAAGGGAGCCCCGACCCCCGAGGTCGTCGACGCGAGTGACCTGCGGGTCGCCGTGGTGGCGGCGCGCTGGCACGACGAGGTCATGACCGGCCTGTTGAACGGCGCGGAGCGGGCGCTGAAGGACGCTGCCGTAGGAGGTCTGACGGTCGTCCGCGTCCCGGGCGCCTTCGAGCTTCCGGTCGCCGCGGCCGCGCTGGCCAAGTCGGGCTACGACGCCATCGTCGCGCTCGGGGTCGTCATCCGTGGCGGCACGCCGCACTTCGACTACGTCTGCTCGGCCGCCACCGACGGGCTGAACCGGATCGCGATCGACCACCTCATCCCGGTCGGTTTCGGCCTGCTGACCTGCGACAACGAGGAACAGGCGCTCGACCGGGCCGGCCTCGAGGGATCCAGCGAGGACAAGGGGTACGAGGCCGCCGCGGCGGCCATGGAGACCGCGCTCACGCTGCGCGACTGCGTACGCCACTACTGA